The Megachile rotundata isolate GNS110a chromosome 8, iyMegRotu1, whole genome shotgun sequence genome has a segment encoding these proteins:
- the LOC143264994 gene encoding uncharacterized protein LOC143264994, producing MSSPTFDDLLREQTELAGWIQRFWTNLCKLGKEKITRSVLVQRKTLLERYWDSFFSGHRQLMRCREASKSTYVQNDLFSEVEEAYLDAAAKIDQLVEELPNAGAAGGAPNPLSILSQPHLPKIHLPTFSGNPLEWESFRDLFRSLVHDVPHLSNTKKLLYLKSSLSGEALEVIQNTPVTEAGYEGAWEDLEVRYGNTRLLSFAHHRAILTCPPAQRQSTSELKRLLDTFRQTIRAYSALKKPVTAWDEWFMFLLSQKLDRTTHLAWETSLAKSREIPSFQQLADFLENRIQALDAAQIPESLIRSSPQVKDVAPKIKGESSVKKTHSTIYAASAKNLTSRKCLSCSGTHNISYCTKFKALSASKRKDRAIQLKACLNCLNAGHEMAKCPSQQGCLACGKRHHTLLHEAMLLPGSTVSHASTVQRSSEDEDLFRATSCTSSATNRGIALLATARVKVEAPSGDSIEIRALLDTGSDTSLVSQWVVQTLRLPRRAVQVAISGVQDREAGAATSEVQFSVRSKLQKDFTLPVRALVLQRLTSLIPSQQMDNKNWHHLRGVTLADPGFGTPSRVDLILGADVCGALFLDQTRSGQPGTPVGKLTPFGWVLLGPTSRRQAGIGSVARTYHCRCDDTTEQLLQRFWEVEELPNRSPLSPEEENCERHFKDTHSRDESGRYCVRLPFKQDPSSALTSTRAMALKFLLSCERRLASNSQLAEGYRRRRPKPITCRITPW from the exons ATGTCTTCACCCACTTTCGACGATCTACTGCGAGAGCAAACGGAGTTGGCCGGTTGGATCCAACGGTTTTGGACGAATCTATGCAAATTAGGGAAGGAAAAAATCACACGCTCGGTGCTGGTTCAAAGGAAAACCCTACTGGAGCGGTACTGGGATTCCTTCTTCTCGGGCCATCGACAGTTGATGCGGTGCAGGGAGGCATCAAAGTCAACCTACGTGCAGAATGATCTCTTTTCGGAAGTTGAAGAGGCCTATCTTGACGCCGCTGCAAAAATAGATCAACTGGTAGAGGAACTCCCCAACGCGGGCGCCGCGGGGGGAGCTCCTAATCCCTTATCTATTCTTTCGCAACCTCATCTGCCGAAAATTCATCTACCTACGTTTTCAGGCAACCCACTGGAATGGGAGAGTTTTCGCGATTTGTTCAGGAGTCTAGTACACGACGTTCCGCACCTGTCCAACACCAAGAAACTTCTCTACCTGAAGTCCAGCTTGTCCGGCGAAGCGTTGGAGGTCATCCAAAACACTCCCGTCACGGAAGCGGGGTACGAAGGAGCATGGGAAGACCTCGAGGTCCGGTACGGAAACACTAGGCTGCTGTCCTTCGCCCATCACCGAGCCATCCTGACATGTCCACCAGCTCAACGGCAATCGACGTCGGAATTGAAGCGCCTGTTGGACACCTTCAGGCAGACCATTCGAGCCTATTCAGCATTGAAGAAACCTGTAACGGCGTGGGACGAGTGGTTCATGTTTTTATTAAGTCAGAAACTTGACAGAACCACTCACTTGGCCTGGGAGACGTCCCTCGCGAAAAGCCGAGAAATCCCGTCCTTCCAGCAATTGGCGGATTTCCTCGAGAACCGGATACAGGCTTTGGACGCTGCTCAGATCCCGGAATCGTTGATCAGATCCTCCCCGCAAGTCAAAGACGTTGCGCCTAAAATTAAAGGAGAGTCGAGCGTGAAAAAGACACACTCAACGATCTACGCAGCATCGGCAAAAAATCTGACATCTCGGAAGTGCCTTTCCTGCAGCGGAACCCACAACATAAGCTACTGCACAAAATTCAAAGCACTCTCCGCCTCGAAGCGAAAGGATCGAGCCATTCAATTAAAGGCGTGTCTCAATTGCCTAAACGCAGGCCATGAAATGGCGAAATGCCCTTCGCAACAGGGTTGCCTGGCGTGCGGAAAGCGTCACCACACGTTACTCCACGAGGCGATGCTTCTCCCTGGGTCAACGGTGTCTCACGCATCGACGGTACAACGGTCATCCGAGGATGAAGATCTCTTCAGGGCCACTTCATGTACGTCATCTGCCACAAACCGAGGAATTGCGCTACTCGCCACCGCGAGGGTCAAGGTGGAGGCGCCATCGGGGGACTCCATTGAAATTCGGGCGCTGCTGGATACCGGCTCCGACACGTCCCTCGTAAGCCAATGGGTCGTACAAACTCTACGCTTGCCACGGCGGGCGGTTCAAGTGGCCATCTCGGGGGTGCAGGATAGGGAAGCCGGCGCAGCGACCAGTGAGGTTCAATTTTCGGTGCGCTCCAAGCTACAAAAGGACTTCACACTTCCCGTCCGCGCCCTGGTGCTCCAGCGTCTGACCTCGCTGATACCGTCCCAGCAGATGGACAACAAAAATTGGCATCATCTACGCGGCGTTACACTGGCTGATCCTGGCTTCGGTACACCTTCCCGAGTGGATCTTATACTCGGCGCGGACGTTTGTGGAGCTCTCTTCCTGGACCAAACTCGAAGCGGACAGCCAGGTACCCCAGTGGGAAAATTAACGCCTTTCGGTTGGGTTTTACTAGGTCCCACCTCCAGACGCCAGGCTGGGATTGGTTCTGTCGCTCGGACGTATCATTGCCGTTGCGACGACACCACGGAACAACTACTCCAACGATTTTGGGAGGTGGAGGAACTTCCCAATCGATCGCCCTTGTCGCCCGAGGAGGAGAATTGCGAACGCCATTTCAAGGACACGCACTCCCGAGATGAAAGCGGTCGGTACTGCGTACGCTTACCTTTCAAGCAGGATCCCAGCAGCGCTTTGACGTCGACGCGAGCTATGGCTCTAAAATTCCTGTTGAGCTGCGAGCGTCGATTGGCCTCCAACTCCCAATTGGCGGAGGGTTATCGG AGAAGAAGACCAAAGCCTATTACCTGCCGCATCACGCCGTGGTGA
- the LOC143265075 gene encoding uncharacterized protein LOC143265075, which produces MYRQIRVHTLNRQWQRILWRKKPDEPVQDYDLSTVTYGTSCAPFLALRVLQQLAEDEKGRFPSGAIVVKRHTYVDDILAGADDEGLLQDLKKEVVAIFEAGAFHLAKWASNTPSLQEKGQSKECLFQEASGIGTLGVLWSPKTDSFSLRVNLPANPPARYTKRRILSEVASLFDPLGWAAPVLIFAKVLMQDLWILGVEWDQDLPQKLQTSWVQPTHQT; this is translated from the exons ATGTATCGCCAGATTAGGGTGCACACTCTGAACCGACAATGGCAACGCATCCTGTGGAGGAAAAAACCAGATGAACCAGTTCAAGATTACGATTTATCTACAGTCACTTACGGGACATCCTGTGCTCCGTTTCTGGCCCTTCGGGTGCTTCAGCAGCTGGCCGAAGACGAGAAAGGAAGGTTCCCATCGGGGGCAATCGTCGTCAAGCGTCACACCTACGTTGACGACATACTGGCGGGGGCGGACGACGAGGGACTGCTGCAGGATTTAAAAAAGGAGGTCGTCGCCATCTTCGAGGCAGGGGCGTTCCACTTGGCGAAATGGGCTTCCAACACCCCGAGCCTGCAAGAAAAGGGCCAGTCCAAAGAATGTCTCTTCCAGGAGGCCTCTGGAATCGGGACGCTTGGGGTGCTCTGGAGCCCCAAAACCGATTCATTTTCACTGCGGGTGAACTTACCCGCAAACCCGCCCGCTCGATATACCAAGAGGCGAATTCTGTCCGAAGTGGCCAGTCTGTTCGACCCGCTAGGATGGGCTGCACCAGTGCTCATTTTCGCCAAGGTCTTGATGCAGGATCTCTGGATACTCGGCGTGGAGTGGGACCAGGACCTGCCACAAAAGTTGCAAACCTCTTGG GTTCAGCCTACTCACCAGACGTAA
- the LOC143264995 gene encoding uncharacterized protein LOC143264995, with amino-acid sequence MAKTCHLTKLLVEDAHLHTFHGGPQLTRSLLLRKFWILHGRPLVRQVIKNCVRCARYGGVPAKQLMGQLPLDRVTPQRAFLTSGVDYAGPIMLRTSSGRGHKSYKGYIAVFVCLTTRAIHLEAVSSLTSASFIAAFRRFVGRRGRCATMWSDNGTVFHGADRELRSMFSSASKFYKEAAALLATDGTDWKFIPPYSPHFGGLWEAGVKSVKHHLRRIMGDAKLTFEEMSTLLCQIEACVNSRPLQPLSDDPSDLSALTPGHFLIGEPTCNVPEPEPESGDVETRVFTTPSTVSEVTPAVRKSGGGQFGPLARRTTTTGKMDDGPRRTRSSRERRRN; translated from the exons ATGGCGAAAACGTGTCACTTGACGAAGTTATTAGTGGAAGACGCTCACCTGCACACTTTCCATGGTGGACCGCAACTGACCAGGAGCCTGCTATTAAGAAAATTTTGGATTCTCCATGGCCGTCCTTTGGTCCGTCAAGTTATAAAAAATTGCGTTCGTTGCGCAAGATACGGTGGAGTTCCAGCCAAGCAATTGATGGGACAGCTGCCTCTGGACCGAGTGACCCCGCAACGTGCTTTCCTCACATCAGGCGTGGACTATGCAGGGCCCATAATGCTGCGTACTTCTTCGGGTCGTGGACACAAGTCATACAAGGGTTATATTGCAGTATTCGTATGCCTGACAACACGAGCAATACACTTGGAAGCAGTTTCATCACTTACCTCAGCATCGTTTATCGCGGCTTTCCGAAGATTTGTGGGGCGAAGAGGCCGCTGTGCCACCATGTGGAGCGACAATGGCACCGTTTTCCATGGCGCGGACAGGGAATTGCGATCCATGTTCAGCAGCGCGTCGAAATTCTACAAAGAGGCCGCCGCTTTGCTCGCAACAGACGGGACGGACTGGAAATTCATTCCCCCCTACTCTCCGCACTTCGGGGGCCTGTGGGAAGCGGGCGTTAAATCGGTCAAGCACCATCTTCGACGCATTATGGGAGATGCAAAACTAACCTTTGAAGAAATGTCCACACTTCTCTGCCAGATAGAAGCGTGCGTGAATTCCAGACCGTTACAACCGCTTTCGGATGATCCTTCGGACTTGTCGGCGCTCACACCCGGACACTTTCTTATCGGGGAGCCGACGTGCAACGTCCCCGAACCCGAACCGGAAAGCGGTGAT GTGGAGACGAGAGTTTTTACAACACCTTCAACCGTTTCCGAAGTGACGCCAGCGGTCCGAAAATCTGGAGGTGGGCAGTTTGGTCCTCTTGCGCGACGAACTACAACCACCGGCAAAATGGATGATGGGCCGCGTCGAACGCGTTCATCCAGGGAAAGACGGCGAAACTAG